One genomic window of Gossypium hirsutum isolate 1008001.06 chromosome D11, Gossypium_hirsutum_v2.1, whole genome shotgun sequence includes the following:
- the LOC107934585 gene encoding putative disease resistance protein RGA3 isoform X2: MAEAIAFDLALQLITKLSSFTLSQIGLCWNVKDDLDDLKSTVSTIKAVLLDAEERSVTSQLVKDWLEKLKDVLYDADDLLDDFSTEALRKDLLGGNKLTKEVRLFFSSSNQFAYGLKMGRKIKTIRARLISIGSEAKVFNLVERDRPMETSFMTKKRQLTHSFKDKIIGRGDDKAALLKLVLEFESEENVYIIPIVGFGGLGKTALAQFVYNDEMVENHFELMMWVCVSDVFDVKIIVENMIKSATGKAPDQNLEMDQLQKQLREIIGGKKYLLVLDDIWNEEWEKWVSLKELLVGGAKGSRIIVTTRSLRVAKITSKCQPYVLKGLSDNDAWSLFKEVAFEQRSADSTDSGFVEIGKLILERCCGVPLVIRTIAGTLSFKETKSEWLSFKDNELARISQNEGEILPTLKLSYDHLPSHLKHCFAYCRLYPKDYEIEVQALVKFWIAQGFIKQLNQSQSLEEIGFGYFKDLVERSFFQEVEGDLMEEMRCKMHDLMHDLAESVAGMESSIVDSNKNASDVGEKCRHISINPSLIPLFKGKKLRTLLHFQDGIIQDFSYETWDLIIANCRCLRVLDLRWLATEMISPSIYKLKHLRLKELPKKIEKLVNLIHLGCKYCWDLTHMPRGIGKLTSLETLSMFVVDKDGSHGGADLSELRLLNNLRGDLEIRNLGFVKNAKEKFKAANLKGKQHLRSLVLQWGGGNHDDEKSLEDLQPHPNLKELCIRGWRGDAKFPSWISFLTNLVKFFISDGNFKYFPSFAQLPCLELLEIGGCTKLEYMDDNSLKGSQGEPQSFFPSLKLLNLEDCPNMKSWWRTTKPIDDDSNEDDTTVMGTSTMAFPCLSSLTIYKCPLTLMPLYPSLDEDLMLSNTSSRPLKQTIKMNINGKAPSASTSSLPLSKLKSFHVHSIEGLDTHTLDECLQHLTSLKRLTIGDCKEVDLEGMQWEPLKNLSYLMVHDIPKLVSLPIWLQHLVQLKTLEIHNCNGLRSLLPVFQHLTFLEEFEVNGCKELELSGAGIQIFQDHTSLRSLRLQNIPKCQHLPEWLQHLANLQLLYLVNLPNLTSLPDEMSCLTSLEYLEIKEIPQLEERCRKDIGADWHKIAHIPEIGLDQGTLLAVWNSSQICY, translated from the exons ATGGCTGAAGCAATTGCATTCGACCTCGCCCTACAGCTTATTACTAAATTGAGCTCCTTTACTCTCTCTCAAATTGGACTGTGTTGGAATGTCAAAGATGACCTCGACGACCTCAAAAGCACCGTCTCTACAATCAAAGCTGTGCTTCTTGACGCAGAAGAGCGATCCGTGACCAGCCAACTCGTCAAGGATTGGCTTGAAAAGCTGAAAGATGTACTTTACGATGCTGACGACTTGCTCGATGATTTCTCTACCGAAGCTTTGCGGAAAGATCTATTGGGTGGGAACAAGCTGACGAAAGAGGTACGCCTTTTCTTCTCGAGCTCAAACCAGTTTGCTTACGGTCTCAAAATGGGTCGGAAAATTAAGACCATTAGGGCCAGGTTGATTTCAATTGGAAGTGAAGCCAAGGTGTTCAACTTGGTAGAGCGTGACCGTCCCATGGAAACCTCTTTCATGACTAAAAAGAGGCAGCTAACGCACtcttttaaagataaaataataggGAGGGGCGATGATAAAGCAGCTCTTCTAAAACTCGTGTTAGAGTTTGAAAGTGAAGAGAATGTTTATATCATTCCAATTGTGGGGTTTGGAGGGTTAGGGAAGACTGCTTTGGCTCAGTTTGTCTATAATGATGAAATGGTCGAAAATCATTTTGAGTTGATGATGTGGGTGTGTGTTTCAGATGTTTTTGATGTCAAAATAATTGTAGAAAACATGATCAAATCTGCAACAGGCAAAGCACCCGATCAAAATCTCGAAATGGACCAATTGCAAAAACAACTTCGGGAAATAATTGGTGGGAAAAAATATTTGCTTGTTTTGGATGACATTTGGAATGAAGAGTGGGAAAAATGGGTTAGTTTAAAAGAGTTATTAGTAGGTGGGGCTAAAGGAAGTAGGATAATAGTAACTACTCGCTCTTTGAGAGTAGCAAAGATTACTAGTAAATGTCAGCCTTATGTTCTGAAGGGCTTGTCTGATAATGATGCTTGGTCTTTGTTCAAAGAGGTAGCATTTGAACAAAGATCTGCAGACTCAACAGATTCAGGCTTTGTGGAAATAGGAAAGCTGATTTTGGAAAGGTGTTGTGGAGTTCCCTTAGTCATAAGGACGATAGCTGGTACTTTATCTTTCAAAGAAACTAAAAGTGAGTGGCTTTCTTTTAAAGATAACGAACTTGCTAGAATATCTCAGAACGAAGGTGAGATATTACCTACACTTAAGTTGAGTTATGATCATCTCCCGTCTCATTTGAAGCATTGCTTTGCTTATTGCCGATTGTATCCAAAAGATTACGAAATTGAAGTACAAGCGCTTGTTAAATTTTGGATTGCACAGGGTTTCATAAAGCAATTGAATCAAAGTCAATCTCTCGAGGAGATCGGGTTTGGGTATTTTAAAGATTTAGTTGAAAGGAGTTTCTTTCAAGAGGTAGAAGGAGACTTGATGGAAGAAATGAGATGTAAAATGCATGATTTAATGCATGATCTAGCTGAATCAGTAGCAGGGATGGAGAGTAGTATTGTAGATTCTAATAAAAATGCAAGTGATGTTGGTGAAAAATGTCGCCACATATCAATTAATCCTTCATTAATTCCTTTGTTTAAGGGAAAGAAGTTGCGAACCTTGTTACATTTTCAAGACGGAATAATTCAAGATTTCAGCTATGAAACTTGGGATTTGATAATTGCAAATTGTAGATGCTTGCGTGTATTGGATTTGCGGTGGTTAGCTACTGAGATGATTTCACCCTCCATTTACAAGTTGAAACATTTGAG GCTTAAAGAATTGCCAAAGAAGATTGAAAAATTGGTGAATCTTATCCATCTTGGGTGTAAATATTGTTGGGATTTAACTCATATGCCACGTGGAATAGGGAAGCTGACTTCACTTGAGACGTTAAGCATGTTTGTAGTGGATAAAGATGGGTCCCATGGCGGTGCAGATCTAAGTGAATTGAGACTGCTTAACAACTTAAGGGGAGATCTAGAAATAAGAAATTTGGGATTCGTAAAAAATGCAAAAGAGAAGTTTAAGGCTGCTAATTTGAAAGGGAAGCAGCATTTGAGATCTTTGGTTTTACAATGGGGCGGTGGTAACCATGATGATGAGAAGTCACTTGAAGACCTCCAGCCCCATCCTAATCTCAAGGAGCTCTGTATTCGAGGATGGAGGGGTGATGCCAAGTTTCCAAGTTGGATTTCTTTTCTCACAAATCTCGTCAAATTTTTCATAAGTGATGGTAATTTCAAATATTTCCCGTCCTTTGCTCAATTGCCCTGCCTTGAACTGCTGGAGATTGGGGGTTGTACTAAGCTGGAGTACATGGATGATAATAGCCTAAAAGGAAGTCAAGGAGAACCACAATCATTCTTCCCATCGCTTAAGCTTCTTAACCTCGAGGATTGCCCAAATATGAAGAGTTGGTGGAGAACGACAAAACCAATCGATGATGATTCCAATGAGGACGACACAACAGTTATGGGAACATCAACCATGGCATTTCCTTGTCTTTCCTCTTTAACAATTTACAAGTGCCCTTTGACTTTAATGCCACTGTATCCATCACTCGATGAAGATCTAATGTTGTCGAATACCAGTTCAAGGCCGTTAAAGCAGACTATCAAGATGAACATCAATGGTAAGGCCCCATCAGCTTCAACCTCTTCTCTTCCACTCTCCAAATTGAAATCTTTCCATGTACACAGCATTGAGGGGTTGGACACTCACACGCTAGATGAGTGCCTGCAACATCTCACCAGCCTCAAAAGATTAACAATAGGAGATTGCAAGGAGGTTGATTTAGAGGGCATGCAATGGGAACCCCTTAAGAATCTCTCTTATTTAATGGTTCATGATATTCCAAAGCTGGTGTCTCTCCCCATTTGGCTTCAACATCTTGTTCAATTGAAAACATTAGAAATTCATAACTGCAATGGATTGAGGTCACTGCTTCCTGTGTTCCAACATCTCACTTTCCTTGAAGAGTTTGAAGTAAATGGCTGCAAGGAGCTGGAGTTATCTGGAGCTGGCATCCAAATATTCCAAGATCATACAAGCCTACGCTCTCTAAGGCTGCAAAATATTCCAAAGTGTCAGCATCTGCCGGAGTGGCTTCAACATCTAGCAAATCTGCAACTGCTTTATCTCGTTAATTTGCCCAATTTAACATCTCTTCCGGACGAGATGAGTTGCCTAACCAGTTTGGagtatttagaaataaaagaaattccTCAGTTGGAGGAAAGATGTCGGAAGGACATTGGCGCTGACTGGCATAAGATTGCTCACATCCCCGAGATTGGGTTGGATCAG GGCACTCTTTTAGCTGTTTGGAATTCCAGCCAAATTTGTTATTGA
- the LOC107934585 gene encoding putative disease resistance protein RGA3 isoform X1, which produces MAEAIAFDLALQLITKLSSFTLSQIGLCWNVKDDLDDLKSTVSTIKAVLLDAEERSVTSQLVKDWLEKLKDVLYDADDLLDDFSTEALRKDLLGGNKLTKEVRLFFSSSNQFAYGLKMGRKIKTIRARLISIGSEAKVFNLVERDRPMETSFMTKKRQLTHSFKDKIIGRGDDKAALLKLVLEFESEENVYIIPIVGFGGLGKTALAQFVYNDEMVENHFELMMWVCVSDVFDVKIIVENMIKSATGKAPDQNLEMDQLQKQLREIIGGKKYLLVLDDIWNEEWEKWVSLKELLVGGAKGSRIIVTTRSLRVAKITSKCQPYVLKGLSDNDAWSLFKEVAFEQRSADSTDSGFVEIGKLILERCCGVPLVIRTIAGTLSFKETKSEWLSFKDNELARISQNEGEILPTLKLSYDHLPSHLKHCFAYCRLYPKDYEIEVQALVKFWIAQGFIKQLNQSQSLEEIGFGYFKDLVERSFFQEVEGDLMEEMRCKMHDLMHDLAESVAGMESSIVDSNKNASDVGEKCRHISINPSLIPLFKGKKLRTLLHFQDGIIQDFSYETWDLIIANCRCLRVLDLRWLATEMISPSIYKLKHLRYLDLSCNFHLKILPKSICKIQNLLALKLDFCTRLKELPKKIEKLVNLIHLGCKYCWDLTHMPRGIGKLTSLETLSMFVVDKDGSHGGADLSELRLLNNLRGDLEIRNLGFVKNAKEKFKAANLKGKQHLRSLVLQWGGGNHDDEKSLEDLQPHPNLKELCIRGWRGDAKFPSWISFLTNLVKFFISDGNFKYFPSFAQLPCLELLEIGGCTKLEYMDDNSLKGSQGEPQSFFPSLKLLNLEDCPNMKSWWRTTKPIDDDSNEDDTTVMGTSTMAFPCLSSLTIYKCPLTLMPLYPSLDEDLMLSNTSSRPLKQTIKMNINGKAPSASTSSLPLSKLKSFHVHSIEGLDTHTLDECLQHLTSLKRLTIGDCKEVDLEGMQWEPLKNLSYLMVHDIPKLVSLPIWLQHLVQLKTLEIHNCNGLRSLLPVFQHLTFLEEFEVNGCKELELSGAGIQIFQDHTSLRSLRLQNIPKCQHLPEWLQHLANLQLLYLVNLPNLTSLPDEMSCLTSLEYLEIKEIPQLEERCRKDIGADWHKIAHIPEIGLDQGTLLAVWNSSQICY; this is translated from the exons ATGGCTGAAGCAATTGCATTCGACCTCGCCCTACAGCTTATTACTAAATTGAGCTCCTTTACTCTCTCTCAAATTGGACTGTGTTGGAATGTCAAAGATGACCTCGACGACCTCAAAAGCACCGTCTCTACAATCAAAGCTGTGCTTCTTGACGCAGAAGAGCGATCCGTGACCAGCCAACTCGTCAAGGATTGGCTTGAAAAGCTGAAAGATGTACTTTACGATGCTGACGACTTGCTCGATGATTTCTCTACCGAAGCTTTGCGGAAAGATCTATTGGGTGGGAACAAGCTGACGAAAGAGGTACGCCTTTTCTTCTCGAGCTCAAACCAGTTTGCTTACGGTCTCAAAATGGGTCGGAAAATTAAGACCATTAGGGCCAGGTTGATTTCAATTGGAAGTGAAGCCAAGGTGTTCAACTTGGTAGAGCGTGACCGTCCCATGGAAACCTCTTTCATGACTAAAAAGAGGCAGCTAACGCACtcttttaaagataaaataataggGAGGGGCGATGATAAAGCAGCTCTTCTAAAACTCGTGTTAGAGTTTGAAAGTGAAGAGAATGTTTATATCATTCCAATTGTGGGGTTTGGAGGGTTAGGGAAGACTGCTTTGGCTCAGTTTGTCTATAATGATGAAATGGTCGAAAATCATTTTGAGTTGATGATGTGGGTGTGTGTTTCAGATGTTTTTGATGTCAAAATAATTGTAGAAAACATGATCAAATCTGCAACAGGCAAAGCACCCGATCAAAATCTCGAAATGGACCAATTGCAAAAACAACTTCGGGAAATAATTGGTGGGAAAAAATATTTGCTTGTTTTGGATGACATTTGGAATGAAGAGTGGGAAAAATGGGTTAGTTTAAAAGAGTTATTAGTAGGTGGGGCTAAAGGAAGTAGGATAATAGTAACTACTCGCTCTTTGAGAGTAGCAAAGATTACTAGTAAATGTCAGCCTTATGTTCTGAAGGGCTTGTCTGATAATGATGCTTGGTCTTTGTTCAAAGAGGTAGCATTTGAACAAAGATCTGCAGACTCAACAGATTCAGGCTTTGTGGAAATAGGAAAGCTGATTTTGGAAAGGTGTTGTGGAGTTCCCTTAGTCATAAGGACGATAGCTGGTACTTTATCTTTCAAAGAAACTAAAAGTGAGTGGCTTTCTTTTAAAGATAACGAACTTGCTAGAATATCTCAGAACGAAGGTGAGATATTACCTACACTTAAGTTGAGTTATGATCATCTCCCGTCTCATTTGAAGCATTGCTTTGCTTATTGCCGATTGTATCCAAAAGATTACGAAATTGAAGTACAAGCGCTTGTTAAATTTTGGATTGCACAGGGTTTCATAAAGCAATTGAATCAAAGTCAATCTCTCGAGGAGATCGGGTTTGGGTATTTTAAAGATTTAGTTGAAAGGAGTTTCTTTCAAGAGGTAGAAGGAGACTTGATGGAAGAAATGAGATGTAAAATGCATGATTTAATGCATGATCTAGCTGAATCAGTAGCAGGGATGGAGAGTAGTATTGTAGATTCTAATAAAAATGCAAGTGATGTTGGTGAAAAATGTCGCCACATATCAATTAATCCTTCATTAATTCCTTTGTTTAAGGGAAAGAAGTTGCGAACCTTGTTACATTTTCAAGACGGAATAATTCAAGATTTCAGCTATGAAACTTGGGATTTGATAATTGCAAATTGTAGATGCTTGCGTGTATTGGATTTGCGGTGGTTAGCTACTGAGATGATTTCACCCTCCATTTACAAGTTGAAACATTTGAGGTACCTTGATCTTTCTTGCAATTTCCATCTTAAGATTCTCCCAAAGAGTATTTGCAAGATTCAGAATTTGCTAGCGCTGAAACTTGACTTTTGTACTAGGCTTAAAGAATTGCCAAAGAAGATTGAAAAATTGGTGAATCTTATCCATCTTGGGTGTAAATATTGTTGGGATTTAACTCATATGCCACGTGGAATAGGGAAGCTGACTTCACTTGAGACGTTAAGCATGTTTGTAGTGGATAAAGATGGGTCCCATGGCGGTGCAGATCTAAGTGAATTGAGACTGCTTAACAACTTAAGGGGAGATCTAGAAATAAGAAATTTGGGATTCGTAAAAAATGCAAAAGAGAAGTTTAAGGCTGCTAATTTGAAAGGGAAGCAGCATTTGAGATCTTTGGTTTTACAATGGGGCGGTGGTAACCATGATGATGAGAAGTCACTTGAAGACCTCCAGCCCCATCCTAATCTCAAGGAGCTCTGTATTCGAGGATGGAGGGGTGATGCCAAGTTTCCAAGTTGGATTTCTTTTCTCACAAATCTCGTCAAATTTTTCATAAGTGATGGTAATTTCAAATATTTCCCGTCCTTTGCTCAATTGCCCTGCCTTGAACTGCTGGAGATTGGGGGTTGTACTAAGCTGGAGTACATGGATGATAATAGCCTAAAAGGAAGTCAAGGAGAACCACAATCATTCTTCCCATCGCTTAAGCTTCTTAACCTCGAGGATTGCCCAAATATGAAGAGTTGGTGGAGAACGACAAAACCAATCGATGATGATTCCAATGAGGACGACACAACAGTTATGGGAACATCAACCATGGCATTTCCTTGTCTTTCCTCTTTAACAATTTACAAGTGCCCTTTGACTTTAATGCCACTGTATCCATCACTCGATGAAGATCTAATGTTGTCGAATACCAGTTCAAGGCCGTTAAAGCAGACTATCAAGATGAACATCAATGGTAAGGCCCCATCAGCTTCAACCTCTTCTCTTCCACTCTCCAAATTGAAATCTTTCCATGTACACAGCATTGAGGGGTTGGACACTCACACGCTAGATGAGTGCCTGCAACATCTCACCAGCCTCAAAAGATTAACAATAGGAGATTGCAAGGAGGTTGATTTAGAGGGCATGCAATGGGAACCCCTTAAGAATCTCTCTTATTTAATGGTTCATGATATTCCAAAGCTGGTGTCTCTCCCCATTTGGCTTCAACATCTTGTTCAATTGAAAACATTAGAAATTCATAACTGCAATGGATTGAGGTCACTGCTTCCTGTGTTCCAACATCTCACTTTCCTTGAAGAGTTTGAAGTAAATGGCTGCAAGGAGCTGGAGTTATCTGGAGCTGGCATCCAAATATTCCAAGATCATACAAGCCTACGCTCTCTAAGGCTGCAAAATATTCCAAAGTGTCAGCATCTGCCGGAGTGGCTTCAACATCTAGCAAATCTGCAACTGCTTTATCTCGTTAATTTGCCCAATTTAACATCTCTTCCGGACGAGATGAGTTGCCTAACCAGTTTGGagtatttagaaataaaagaaattccTCAGTTGGAGGAAAGATGTCGGAAGGACATTGGCGCTGACTGGCATAAGATTGCTCACATCCCCGAGATTGGGTTGGATCAG GGCACTCTTTTAGCTGTTTGGAATTCCAGCCAAATTTGTTATTGA
- the LOC107934585 gene encoding putative disease resistance protein RGA3 isoform X3, with protein MAEAIAFDLALQLITKLSSFTLSQIGLCWNVKDDLDDLKSTVSTIKAVLLDAEERSVTSQLVKDWLEKLKDVLYDADDLLDDFSTEALRKDLLGGNKLTKEVRLFFSSSNQFAYGLKMGRKIKTIRARLISIGSEAKVFNLVERDRPMETSFMTKKRQLTHSFKDKIIGRGDDKAALLKLVLEFESEENVYIIPIVGFGGLGKTALAQFVYNDEMVENHFELMMWVCVSDVFDVKIIVENMIKSATGKAPDQNLEMDQLQKQLREIIGGKKYLLVLDDIWNEEWEKWVSLKELLVGGAKGSRIIVTTRSLRVAKITSKCQPYVLKGLSDNDAWSLFKEVAFEQRSADSTDSGFVEIGKLILERCCGVPLVIRTIAGTLSFKETKSEWLSFKDNELARISQNEGEILPTLKLSYDHLPSHLKHCFAYCRLYPKDYEIEVQALVKFWIAQGFIKQLNQSQSLEEIGFGYFKDLVERSFFQEVEGDLMEEMRCKMHDLMHDLAESVAGMESSIVDSNKNASDVGEKCRHISINPSLIPLFKGKKLRTLLHFQDGIIQDFSYETWDLIIANCRCLRVLDLRWLATEMISPSIYKLKHLRYLDLSCNFHLKILPKSICKIQNLLALKLDFCTRLKELPKKIEKLVNLIHLGCKYCWDLTHMPRGIGKLTSLETLSMFVVDKDGSHGGADLSELRLLNNLRGDLEIRNLGFVKNAKEKFKAANLKGKQHLRSLVLQWGGGNHDDEKSLEDLQPHPNLKELCIRGWRGDAKFPSWISFLTNLVKFFISDGNFKYFPSFAQLPCLELLEIGGCTKLEYMDDNSLKGSQGEPQSFFPSLKLLNLEDCPNMKSWWRTTKPIDDDSNEDDTTVMGTSTMAFPCLSSLTIYKCPLTLMPLYPSLDEDLMLSNTSSRPLKQTIKMNINALRGWTLTR; from the exons ATGGCTGAAGCAATTGCATTCGACCTCGCCCTACAGCTTATTACTAAATTGAGCTCCTTTACTCTCTCTCAAATTGGACTGTGTTGGAATGTCAAAGATGACCTCGACGACCTCAAAAGCACCGTCTCTACAATCAAAGCTGTGCTTCTTGACGCAGAAGAGCGATCCGTGACCAGCCAACTCGTCAAGGATTGGCTTGAAAAGCTGAAAGATGTACTTTACGATGCTGACGACTTGCTCGATGATTTCTCTACCGAAGCTTTGCGGAAAGATCTATTGGGTGGGAACAAGCTGACGAAAGAGGTACGCCTTTTCTTCTCGAGCTCAAACCAGTTTGCTTACGGTCTCAAAATGGGTCGGAAAATTAAGACCATTAGGGCCAGGTTGATTTCAATTGGAAGTGAAGCCAAGGTGTTCAACTTGGTAGAGCGTGACCGTCCCATGGAAACCTCTTTCATGACTAAAAAGAGGCAGCTAACGCACtcttttaaagataaaataataggGAGGGGCGATGATAAAGCAGCTCTTCTAAAACTCGTGTTAGAGTTTGAAAGTGAAGAGAATGTTTATATCATTCCAATTGTGGGGTTTGGAGGGTTAGGGAAGACTGCTTTGGCTCAGTTTGTCTATAATGATGAAATGGTCGAAAATCATTTTGAGTTGATGATGTGGGTGTGTGTTTCAGATGTTTTTGATGTCAAAATAATTGTAGAAAACATGATCAAATCTGCAACAGGCAAAGCACCCGATCAAAATCTCGAAATGGACCAATTGCAAAAACAACTTCGGGAAATAATTGGTGGGAAAAAATATTTGCTTGTTTTGGATGACATTTGGAATGAAGAGTGGGAAAAATGGGTTAGTTTAAAAGAGTTATTAGTAGGTGGGGCTAAAGGAAGTAGGATAATAGTAACTACTCGCTCTTTGAGAGTAGCAAAGATTACTAGTAAATGTCAGCCTTATGTTCTGAAGGGCTTGTCTGATAATGATGCTTGGTCTTTGTTCAAAGAGGTAGCATTTGAACAAAGATCTGCAGACTCAACAGATTCAGGCTTTGTGGAAATAGGAAAGCTGATTTTGGAAAGGTGTTGTGGAGTTCCCTTAGTCATAAGGACGATAGCTGGTACTTTATCTTTCAAAGAAACTAAAAGTGAGTGGCTTTCTTTTAAAGATAACGAACTTGCTAGAATATCTCAGAACGAAGGTGAGATATTACCTACACTTAAGTTGAGTTATGATCATCTCCCGTCTCATTTGAAGCATTGCTTTGCTTATTGCCGATTGTATCCAAAAGATTACGAAATTGAAGTACAAGCGCTTGTTAAATTTTGGATTGCACAGGGTTTCATAAAGCAATTGAATCAAAGTCAATCTCTCGAGGAGATCGGGTTTGGGTATTTTAAAGATTTAGTTGAAAGGAGTTTCTTTCAAGAGGTAGAAGGAGACTTGATGGAAGAAATGAGATGTAAAATGCATGATTTAATGCATGATCTAGCTGAATCAGTAGCAGGGATGGAGAGTAGTATTGTAGATTCTAATAAAAATGCAAGTGATGTTGGTGAAAAATGTCGCCACATATCAATTAATCCTTCATTAATTCCTTTGTTTAAGGGAAAGAAGTTGCGAACCTTGTTACATTTTCAAGACGGAATAATTCAAGATTTCAGCTATGAAACTTGGGATTTGATAATTGCAAATTGTAGATGCTTGCGTGTATTGGATTTGCGGTGGTTAGCTACTGAGATGATTTCACCCTCCATTTACAAGTTGAAACATTTGAGGTACCTTGATCTTTCTTGCAATTTCCATCTTAAGATTCTCCCAAAGAGTATTTGCAAGATTCAGAATTTGCTAGCGCTGAAACTTGACTTTTGTACTAGGCTTAAAGAATTGCCAAAGAAGATTGAAAAATTGGTGAATCTTATCCATCTTGGGTGTAAATATTGTTGGGATTTAACTCATATGCCACGTGGAATAGGGAAGCTGACTTCACTTGAGACGTTAAGCATGTTTGTAGTGGATAAAGATGGGTCCCATGGCGGTGCAGATCTAAGTGAATTGAGACTGCTTAACAACTTAAGGGGAGATCTAGAAATAAGAAATTTGGGATTCGTAAAAAATGCAAAAGAGAAGTTTAAGGCTGCTAATTTGAAAGGGAAGCAGCATTTGAGATCTTTGGTTTTACAATGGGGCGGTGGTAACCATGATGATGAGAAGTCACTTGAAGACCTCCAGCCCCATCCTAATCTCAAGGAGCTCTGTATTCGAGGATGGAGGGGTGATGCCAAGTTTCCAAGTTGGATTTCTTTTCTCACAAATCTCGTCAAATTTTTCATAAGTGATGGTAATTTCAAATATTTCCCGTCCTTTGCTCAATTGCCCTGCCTTGAACTGCTGGAGATTGGGGGTTGTACTAAGCTGGAGTACATGGATGATAATAGCCTAAAAGGAAGTCAAGGAGAACCACAATCATTCTTCCCATCGCTTAAGCTTCTTAACCTCGAGGATTGCCCAAATATGAAGAGTTGGTGGAGAACGACAAAACCAATCGATGATGATTCCAATGAGGACGACACAACAGTTATGGGAACATCAACCATGGCATTTCCTTGTCTTTCCTCTTTAACAATTTACAAGTGCCCTTTGACTTTAATGCCACTGTATCCATCACTCGATGAAGATCTAATGTTGTCGAATACCAGTTCAAGGCCGTTAAAGCAGACTATCAAGATGAACATCAATG CATTGAGGGGTTGGACACTCACACGCTAG